GTTTTACTTTGTCACGATATTTTTTAGGTACATCTTCCAAAGTAATCCAACCAAACTCAATTTGCATTGCGAAATAATTAATCATCATGATATATCTCCTTTTAATCCATTTTTTCAACAGTTTCATCATCTGTTGTTTCCTCTTCTTTTGCTGCGATAATTTGATTTAAAATTCCAGTCGCAAATTTAAGCATATTTTCACCCTTTTCAATGGTTGCATCGAGTTTAGCAAACTTTTCGTTTAATGCTTTTTGTGGTTTTAATTGTTGATAAATCATCTTTTCGCAAAGTGTCATAACCTCGCTTTGAGGTTTGTCTAAATATTCTTTTAGTAATGTCAACGGGATATGCCAACCAGCGTGATCATCAATCCCGTCAAGCATCACCTTCGCACCAGATACGGAACCATCAGGCATTTGTTCTGGGTAATTTGATGTGATAACTAACATAAATTCTCCTCTAAGCTGTTCTCAGCCAAATGTACGTTGTGATGTATGGTTGTAAGTTGTTATGTGGTTGATCACCTCCGGAAGACTTGTTAAAAGCGTTTATTTGATTGTAATCTGTTGATTTATATAAACCAACATTTGTATTGTCCCAACCAGCATTTGATGAGATAGGTCTACCACCCGAGCTAATAGTCTTATCCCCGTGACTGTGACTTGGCATCTCTTCATTGGTTAATGTATGAGTCTTGGCTCCACCAGTTTTACCAACGTAGTTAAATTCCGTCTCGTTTTCGGAGACACCGACAATAGTCCTACCTTGTGCATATCTTTGCCAAGTGCCGCCGATAAATGTTGATGGATTGGCTGATGATGTGCTCATGTAAATAGCTCCGACAGGATAAACCATGTTTAAAATCTCTGTCTTGTCAAACGACGGTTTAACCTCTGTATTATTGACAAATAACTTACCGCTAATATAAGCATCTCCTTTAGCGTCAATAGCACCCTTTTCCCAAATTTTTTGGAATCCGATGCCATTTTTAGCGATTGACATCACAACTGATTCTGTTCCGACGTCAAACGTAAACTCTGTGCGACTAAATTTGTCAGACAAGATACCTTTGACGGTATAAGACTTTGTCGGCGAGAAAGCACCATAAAGATTGGCAGACGAGTTTACCAAACTAGAAACATTTGCCCATGCCCCACTTGCAGAGCCGTTATTAGCAGAAAAATAACTAGAACCTAATTCTGCAACACTAAAACTAAGCGTCATGGTATTTTTTTGTGTTCCGAAAACACTTAACGGAGCGATAGACGCTCGTCTTGTAACTGTTAGCGTGTCAGAACCATAACCAGACCTTGCAACATCAAACGACAAAGCTGGCGGAAAGTACTTGAGCACCGTGACTGTTTTATCCATGGGTTGCGATTCACGACCTCGACTATCAATAACTTTTGCTCTGATAGTGATTTGACCATCATAAAGCATGTTGCCTAGCGTTCCGCCGTTTTGGTCAGTAGACTGTCCTTTATCGACAATCTCAGCATAATAGCCTTTGATTGTCGAACCATAAGAGCCACTTGCCGATTCAAAATTGACTCTAATGTCAGAGTATACTTGGATAAAATAATCCGCACTTGATACTACGTTGCCTGCAACGGTATGAGCATCACTCAAGCTAATACTTGATAATGTTGGCTTCATACTGTCTGGTACAGTTACGGTAAATGGCACTTGTTGAGTACCAGTTAGCGTTGAGTCATTGTAGGTATCTACATAGATAGTGCCGCTACCACTTGTTGAGTTTGGGATGTCACTAGCAAAATCAAGAGGGATAGTCCAAACGGCGGAAGTATCCACATCGCTTGCAATAGTACCTGTTTTATTACCCCACTGGTATCTCAAGTTGTGCTTAAAACTAGAGCTTTGTCTATTGATGTTGATAGTGATGGCACTGCCAATAGTACCAGAAGAAACAACAACGGAGCTTGAGCGTGGGATGGTAGTAAGTGTAAAAGTACCACTACCAACAGTCAAAGTACCTGGAGACCATCCACCAGAGCCGCTAAAGCTAGCGATAAATCCAAATGATTTAGTACCATCAGCATTATGATTAACTGTTATTGTTCTATCGATCAGAGAAATTGTTGAGTTATATCTAAGTACTGATGGTGAGTCTGACCAGTCTATCCGCTGACCGTTTAAGTCAACATATGCAGAACAACTATATTGAGTAAAAGTTGTTGTTGTATTTAGCAAATCAAGTTTAACCCTCACTTGGCTACTGTTTGCTAATGTATTTTGGGATACTTGATCAATCGTAAGTTTGATGCGGTAACCTCTATCATTGTTTGACCAAAACTCTGCCAATTAATCACCCCACAATCGTTTCGTAATATCTTGTAACATTTATGTGTTTATCTACCCCATCAACTTTGTACATCTCCTCGCGAAAATGTCCAACTTGCAAAGTAGCCACAAACATACCATTATCAATTTTGAGCATACCACCAGTAATCGAAGCGACTTCTGCGCCAGCTGAGTAAAAGGCAATACGGTCTTTGGCAACACGCACGGAACTTGTACCGTCTTTAGAGCCGATAATAAGTCCCTCTTCAGACGCTGACATATAATTGTCAATAAAATTCCATTGCTCTTTTAAGTCTAAGATGTCGTTGGTTGCTTTGATAGCCCGTTGACTAGCTGTAATAAGGTCTTGCTCTGATAACTTTTGGCTAGCATTCATTGCCGCTATTGCAGACTGTACTTGCTTTTGTAAGCTAGCTAAAGCGTCGATGCTAGCCTTTGCTTGTAACTCAGCGTTGGCAATAGATTGTAACTCGGCTAATTTATTGATTTGCTCGATGGTCAAATTCTGGTCTGCTTTGCCATCAATTTTATTATTGATGTCTTGTAGTTGCTTTTTATCTAAAGCGCCAGGAGGTCCTGATGGTCCCATCTCCCCACGTTTGCCTTGCTTGCCATCTGAACCTTTATCGCCGTAAACACCAATAATAGCCGGTGTAGTCTCTTTTCGAGTGCCATCTGAATAAACATCAACGTGATAATACCAATGATATTTATTAGTCTCAGTAATTTCCTGAGGCGTCTTAGTCCAACCAGATGTTGCAGA
The genomic region above belongs to Streptococcus pyogenes and contains:
- a CDS encoding DUF1366 domain-containing protein, with product MLVITSNYPEQMPDGSVSGAKVMLDGIDDHAGWHIPLTLLKEYLDKPQSEVMTLCEKMIYQQLKPQKALNEKFAKLDATIEKGENMLKFATGILNQIIAAKEEETTDDETVEKMD
- a CDS encoding DUF859 family phage minor structural protein, with translation MAEFWSNNDRGYRIKLTIDQVSQNTLANSSQVRVKLDLLNTTTTFTQYSCSAYVDLNGQRIDWSDSPSVLRYNSTISLIDRTITVNHNADGTKSFGFIASFSGSGGWSPGTLTVGSGTFTLTTIPRSSSVVVSSGTIGSAITININRQSSSFKHNLRYQWGNKTGTIASDVDTSAVWTIPLDFASDIPNSTSGSGTIYVDTYNDSTLTGTQQVPFTVTVPDSMKPTLSSISLSDAHTVAGNVVSSADYFIQVYSDIRVNFESASGSYGSTIKGYYAEIVDKGQSTDQNGGTLGNMLYDGQITIRAKVIDSRGRESQPMDKTVTVLKYFPPALSFDVARSGYGSDTLTVTRRASIAPLSVFGTQKNTMTLSFSVAELGSSYFSANNGSASGAWANVSSLVNSSANLYGAFSPTKSYTVKGILSDKFSRTEFTFDVGTESVVMSIAKNGIGFQKIWEKGAIDAKGDAYISGKLFVNNTEVKPSFDKTEILNMVYPVGAIYMSTSSANPSTFIGGTWQRYAQGRTIVGVSENETEFNYVGKTGGAKTHTLTNEEMPSHSHGDKTISSGGRPISSNAGWDNTNVGLYKSTDYNQINAFNKSSGGDQPHNNLQPYITTYIWLRTA